The sequence below is a genomic window from Actinokineospora baliensis.
CAGTGCCGCCAAGCCCGCGACCACCCCCGAGCCGAGCACGGCGACACCGAGCGCCTTGTCCAGTTTGTCGACGAACCCGGGCGCGTCCCGGTCCAGGAGTCGCAGGGCCTCGGCGAAGGTCAGGTCCGGCTGTGGGCGCACCTCAGCGAACATACACCGTACGGCATCAGCCGCGGAGGTCTCGGTACATCTGGGCGGCGGCGGGGTGGAGGGGGGCTGGGGCGGTGTCGATGAGGGAGCGGACGTCGAGGTATTGGGTGCCTAGGGCTTGTTGGGGGACGAGGGTGGTGGCTCGGTCGACCAGGACGCGGACTGTGGTGGCGATGGTGGGCGACGACAAGCCGGGGGAGGGGATGAGGAGGTTGGGGACGCCGATGGTCGTGATGGGGGTGGGGTCTCGGTAGGTGTTGCCGGGGATGGTGACGTGGTCGTAGACGGGGCCGTAGTGGCTGCGGAGCGGGGCGATGTAAGAGGCGAGGTCTAGGAGGCGGATGCCGATGGCGTTGTCCAACTCCGACAGCGCGGGGGTGGGTAGGCCGCCGGACCAGAGGAGGGCTTGGACGCGGTTCTCGCGTAGTGCGGCGACAGCGTCCGCGAGGGGGTGGTGGTCGATGATGACCCGGACTTCTGCAGCCTCTATGAGCCTGCCGCCGAAGAGGGCTGCGCCGGAACCAGACGCCCCTAGGGAGACATGGTGACCTGACAGGTCCGGCAGGGTGCGGATGGGGCTGTCGGCGCGGACGACGAGTTGCATGTAGTTCTCATAGACCCGCCCAAGCGCGGTCAGGTCTATAGGCGCGGTGAAGGGCTCGCTGCCGGATCGCGCCGCGGCCAAGGCATCCGCCAACGTCAAACCGAGCTCCGCCTCACCCGCCGCCACCCGCGAGAGGTTCATGACGCTCCCCAACGTCTCCACCACCTCCACCTGCCACTCAGGCTCAACCGCGCGCATCTCCCCGGCCAACAACCGCGCGAACTCGACGTAGAACCCGCCCGGCTCTCCGGCCGCGATCCGCACCCGCCCGGTCGGGCTGCTGTACGAGCACCCGGCCACTGCCAACGCGCCGAGTAAGAACCCGCGCCGTGATAGAGCCATCACGCACCCCCAGGAAGCGAGACGGTCACTGCCAACCCGTGCGGCTCCGCGACGGCGATTCGCATCTCGCCGCCATACGCGGTCACCAGACGATCAGCGATGGCCAGCCCAAGACCCGAGCCCGGCGCCGACCCTGGCGCGCGCCAGAACCGGTCCGTCAGCTTCGGCAGGTCCTCCGCGGCGACCCCCGGACCGTCGTCGGTCACCGCGACCACCCCCGGATCCCGCACCGACACGCGGACGGTCCCGCCGGGGGCGTACTTGATGGCGTTGTCCAGCAAGACGTCCACCACCTGCGCGAGGTCCGACTCCGAGCAGCCCACCGCAACCGCTGCGATGTCCTCGACCACCGCCACCCCAGCCCGGTCGGCGGCTGACGCCCACGCGTCGACCCGCTCGCGGACCACAACCCCCGCGTCGCACCGCGCGTCCGACCCCACCGCCAACTCTGTCGCCGCCGTGTCCGCCGAAGCCAGCAGCAGCATCGAGTCCAGCAGCGACTCCAACCGGTCCAGCTCGGCGACCATCGACGCGTACGCCGGTTCCGCCGCCGACGACACCCTGCCCGCCAGGGAGTCCATCCGCAGCCGCAGCGCCGCCAGCGGGTTGCGCAGCTGGTGGGAGGTATCGGCCACCAGCGCCCGCTGCCGGTGCGCCGAGTCCGCCACCGCGTCGGACATGCGGTTGAACGACTCGGCCAACCCGCGCAGCTCCGGCGGCCCCAGCACCGGTGACACGTGCGCCCCCGGCGACCCGCCGCCGACCGCGCGCACCCCCCGCTCCAGTTCCGCCACCGGCCGCAGCACCCACCTGGCCAGCAGCAGCGCCAGCGCCACGAACGCCAGCGCCGCGCTCACCACCCCGGTCAGCGCGATCGCCCACCGCGTCCCCACGTCCGCCGCCGCCTGGTCCACAGTGGACCGCAACGCGACCGCTCCGGTGACCCTGGTGCCGCTGCCTATAGGCCTGGCGAACAGCACCGCCCCCGACGACCACGGCAGCACGGCCGGTGCTGCGGCCGCGGGCTGGTTGCGCAGCGCCGCGTCCAGCGCCGCCCGCACCGCGGGTTCGTCGGCGCGCATACCGGTCTCCAACACCGGCGTTCGGCGCGCGTCGATCACCACGACGGCGTCGCCGTAGAGCTCGACGTGCGCGCGGACCTCGGCGACCAGCCGGTCACCGCCGACCGAGGCCAGTTCGGCGAACCGGTCCAGGTCGGCGGTGCGGCTGAGCGCGAACCGCTGGGTCCGCTCGGCGGAGGTGCTGTGCAGCAGCGGACCGGCGAACCCGGCCAGCGCCGCCAGCGACAACCCCAGCAGCACCAGCAGCAGGCGCCCGCGCACGTCAGTCGCCCAGGCGGAAGCCGAAGCCACGGATGGTGCGCACCAGCTCCGGCCGCCCCAGCTTCGCCCGCAGCGCCGCCAGGTGCACGTCCAGCGACCGCGACACCGCCAGGTACGCGTCGCCCCACACCTCGTCGAGCAGTTGCTGCCTGCTCACCGCGGTCCCCGGGTGCCTGGCCAGCGCGGCGAGCACCTCGAACTCCAGGTTGGTCAGGCCGACCGCCTCGCCAGCCACCGTGACCCGCCTGGCGTTGAGGTCCACCGCGACGTCGTCGATCTCCACCACCGCGGGACGCACGCCCTCGGCCGCCAGCGCCCGCCTGGTCACCGCCTCGATCCTGGCCAGCAGCTCGATCAGCCGCACCGGCTTGACCAGGTAGTCGTCGGCGCCCAGCCGCAGCCCGCGCACCACCGTGCGCTCGTCGCCGTGCGCGGTCATCACCACCACCGGGGTCGAGGCGAGCTTGCGGAGCTTGCGCAGCACCTCCAGGCCGGGGATGTCCGGCAGCCCCAGGTCGAGCAGCACCACGTCGGCGTCGCGGTGCCGGATCAGCGCGTCGGCGCCCCGGGTGACCCGCTCGACGGGGTGCCCGTGGGTGGTCAGCACGTCGTGCACGGCCGCCGCCACCCCGTCGTCGTCCTCGACCAGCAGCACGCGCATCGTCAGTCCCGGTCCTCGAGCGGCGAGTCGGTGGACGTTTCCCCCATCACCGCGTAGACCACGAGGGAAACCAACACACATCCCGCCACATAGTAGAAGAACACCGACTCGTGCCCGGCTTGCTTGAGCCACAGGGCGACGTATTCAGCCGTTCCGCCGAAGATCGCCACGGTGAGCGCGTAGGGCAGGCCAACACCGAGGGCGCGGACCCGCGTGGGGAACAGTTCCGCCTTCACCACCGCGTTGATGGACGTGTACCCGGTGACGATGACGAGAGCGCCCACCATCAGCAAGAACGCGGGCACGGCCGAGTTGGTCTTGGCCAGGGCGGTCAGCAGAGGCACCGTCAACAGCGTCCCCAGCACGCCGAAGCCCAGCAGCAGCGGCCTACGACCGATCCGGTCCGACAGCGCCCCGGCGATCGGCTGCAGCACCACAAACACCACCAACGCCAAGAAGTTGATCCAGGCGACCGTGGCCTTGTCGATGTGACTGGTGTTCACCATGAACTTCTGCAGGTAGGTCGTGTACGTGTAGAAGGCGACCGTGCCGCCCAGCGTCAGGCCGACCACCAGCAGCAGCGATCGGGGGTGCTTCAGGAGCGCCTTAAGCGTTCCCCGAGTCTCGTTGGACCGCTCGGCCTCGAAGCTGGGGGACTCGTCCATCGTGCGCCGCAGGTACATGACGACAAGAGCCCCGAGCGCCCCGACCGCGAACGCGATCCGCCAACCCCAGGAGTCCATCTGCGCGGGCGTCAACACGTTCTGCAGCACGATCTGCAGCGCCAACGCGGTGAGCTGACCCGCAGTGAGCGTGACGTACTGGAAGCTGGAGAAGAACCCGCGCCGACCACTCGCGGCCATCTCCGAGAGGTAGGTCGCCGAGGTCGCGTACTCGCCGCCGACAGACAGCCCTTGGAGTAGCCGTGCCAACACCAGCACCACCGGTGCCGCCACGCCTATAGACGCGTACCCGGGGGTAAGAGCGATCATCAACGACCCGAAGGCCATCAACGTCACCGACAACGTCAACGCCCTCCGGCGGCCGAACCTGTCGGCGAACCGCCCCAGCAGCCACCCCCCGATCGGCCGCATCAAGAACCCCACCGCGAACACTGCCGCCGTGTTCAGCCACTGCGCGGTCTGGTCGCCCTTGGGGAAGAACGTCGCCGCGAAGTAGATGGAGAACGCCGTGTAGGCGTACCAGTCGTACCACTCGATCAGATTGCCGATGGACCCCTTGGCGATGTTGGCCACCACTCGCCGATCGGCCCGCTCCTTGACTGCCATGTCCCCTCCCGTGGATCCCGTGATCGGGACCACAGTGCGGTGCGTAGTCGGACGGCGACAAGCGGAGGCCCGGCAACCTTACAGACTCTTAGGGGAAGCGGCTAAGAGGAGCGGGCGGCCAGCCGTTGCGCAACTCCCATGCGGGACTTGACGCCCAGCTTGGTGAACACACGCGCGAGGTGCCCTTCGACCGTCTTGCGGCTGAGGAACAGCCGGGTCGCCACCTCGCGGTTGGTCAACCCGGACGCCACGAGTTCGGCGACCTCGAGCTCGCGGCCGGACAACGCCTCCACCGTCCCGTGTGGACGACGTGGTCGGGGCGCGCGGGCTCCCAGCCGCGTCTCGGTGAACCTGACCCGAGCCGACAGCCACGTCGCGCCGCAGGCGAGGTAGCCCTCCTTCGCCTGACCCAACTCGGCCCGCGCCGCGGTGAGATCACCCTCGGCCGCGAGGTGCTCGGCCAGCAACTCCCTGGCGCGAGCCCGCCGCACCGGGCTACCGGTGATGGCGCGGGCGGCCTCGTCCCGCGCGGCGGTCGACCGTCCCAGCGCCGCGAAGACGTACGACTGGGCGAAATGCCCGATCACGCTCGACCCCCGCACGGCTTCCTCGGCGAACCCGGCGGCTTCCTCGGCCCTGCCGAGCCCGACCATCGCGATCGCCAGGTGCCCCGCCCACGTGCCCCTGGCCTGCCCGCTGGCCCGGGAGAGGTCGGTGCCCACCGAGGCCGTGATGTGGCCGACGCAGGCGGTGAAATCGCCCATCGCCAGGTGGGCCTCGGCGACCGTCAACCCCGCGATCTCCGCCCACCACGGCGACCTCGGTGATGGCGCCGCCGCCAGCGCGTCTTCCGGACCGTTCTGCCACAGGATCGCGGGCAACTCCACCGCTGACGCCAGCGCCGCCAACTCCACGCTGCCCATGGCCACGGCGACGGCGTGCGCCTCCCGGCAGCTGACGCGGACCTGGTCGAGGTGACCGGAACGCAGCGCCAAACCCGCCTCGACCGCCAGGAGTTCGGGCAAACTCGACCGGCGACCCGTGGCCCGAGCGATGTCCACGCCACGCTGGACGTGCCTGGCCGCCTCGGCGGTCCGGTCCAGTGCGAGCTCAACCCAGGCCAACCCGGCGAGGTGGTCGCCGACAGCGGCATCCGGCAGCCCGTCCACCAGCCGAACAGCGGGCCACGCGGCATACGCGCTCGTCTCACCCGCCCGGACCGAGCCGAGCGCGAGCAACACGTGCCCTGCGACTTCATCGCCCTCCGCGATGGCATGTCGGGCATGCCCGACGCACCCCGCGGGATCTCCCAGCAGTAGCGCCACCGCGGCTCGTTCCGCCGCGACCCCTGCCGTGCCTGCCCTGGCCAAGAGCGCCTCAGCCTCGGTGTAGCGACCTAGGAGACGCTCGGTTCGTGCGCATGCCCGCACGACCTCTGGGCCAGACTGTCCATTGGCTAGAGACGTGTG
It includes:
- a CDS encoding MFS transporter — its product is MAVKERADRRVVANIAKGSIGNLIEWYDWYAYTAFSIYFAATFFPKGDQTAQWLNTAAVFAVGFLMRPIGGWLLGRFADRFGRRRALTLSVTLMAFGSLMIALTPGYASIGVAAPVVLVLARLLQGLSVGGEYATSATYLSEMAASGRRGFFSSFQYVTLTAGQLTALALQIVLQNVLTPAQMDSWGWRIAFAVGALGALVVMYLRRTMDESPSFEAERSNETRGTLKALLKHPRSLLLVVGLTLGGTVAFYTYTTYLQKFMVNTSHIDKATVAWINFLALVVFVVLQPIAGALSDRIGRRPLLLGFGVLGTLLTVPLLTALAKTNSAVPAFLLMVGALVIVTGYTSINAVVKAELFPTRVRALGVGLPYALTVAIFGGTAEYVALWLKQAGHESVFFYYVAGCVLVSLVVYAVMGETSTDSPLEDRD
- a CDS encoding sensor histidine kinase, producing MRGRLLLVLLGLSLAALAGFAGPLLHSTSAERTQRFALSRTADLDRFAELASVGGDRLVAEVRAHVELYGDAVVVIDARRTPVLETGMRADEPAVRAALDAALRNQPAAAAPAVLPWSSGAVLFARPIGSGTRVTGAVALRSTVDQAAADVGTRWAIALTGVVSAALAFVALALLLARWVLRPVAELERGVRAVGGGSPGAHVSPVLGPPELRGLAESFNRMSDAVADSAHRQRALVADTSHQLRNPLAALRLRMDSLAGRVSSAAEPAYASMVAELDRLESLLDSMLLLASADTAATELAVGSDARCDAGVVVRERVDAWASAADRAGVAVVEDIAAVAVGCSESDLAQVVDVLLDNAIKYAPGGTVRVSVRDPGVVAVTDDGPGVAAEDLPKLTDRFWRAPGSAPGSGLGLAIADRLVTAYGGEMRIAVAEPHGLAVTVSLPGGA
- a CDS encoding TAXI family TRAP transporter solute-binding subunit, with translation MALSRRGFLLGALAVAGCSYSSPTGRVRIAAGEPGGFYVEFARLLAGEMRAVEPEWQVEVVETLGSVMNLSRVAAGEAELGLTLADALAAARSGSEPFTAPIDLTALGRVYENYMQLVVRADSPIRTLPDLSGHHVSLGASGSGAALFGGRLIEAAEVRVIIDHHPLADAVAALRENRVQALLWSGGLPTPALSELDNAIGIRLLDLASYIAPLRSHYGPVYDHVTIPGNTYRDPTPITTIGVPNLLIPSPGLSSPTIATTVRVLVDRATTLVPQQALGTQYLDVRSLIDTAPAPLHPAAAQMYRDLRG
- a CDS encoding BREX system ATP-binding domain-containing protein, yielding MGRPAREPLVGRERELSALQRSLDALVTGQAVVVAVHGEPGTGKTRLLAELAERADSLGVDVRFAAVSRPPSERISEHCPSVLVIDDAHAVKWAEWLETLLRAPSPGPVLVAVAYRDGCHWLPAALARSPWQVTRLSPGPLDAADVAALLPGTPRHMCAQLVAASGGNPLYLSALTGHSPEAVLLAIDPRGIGETPLPDGVLAVAASEVLALDEVRREVAYAVAASGAPADVDVVVRVAGLPEAVVLRALDDLVASGLVRAHGSRIAFRHPLVRAAAYQSAGVTWRTRAHRRAGEYLRLKGGPLPLQAFHAARAASYGDAEAARTLASAAEVVLDSAPTTAAAWVDRAIQVLPYGTGDQLLPLLGRALGLGGNLLRARDVLHTSLANGQSGPEVVRACARTERLLGRYTEAEALLARAGTAGVAAERAAVALLLGDPAGCVGHARHAIAEGDEVAGHVLLALGSVRAGETSAYAAWPAVRLVDGLPDAAVGDHLAGLAWVELALDRTAEAARHVQRGVDIARATGRRSSLPELLAVEAGLALRSGHLDQVRVSCREAHAVAVAMGSVELAALASAVELPAILWQNGPEDALAAAPSPRSPWWAEIAGLTVAEAHLAMGDFTACVGHITASVGTDLSRASGQARGTWAGHLAIAMVGLGRAEEAAGFAEEAVRGSSVIGHFAQSYVFAALGRSTAARDEAARAITGSPVRRARARELLAEHLAAEGDLTAARAELGQAKEGYLACGATWLSARVRFTETRLGARAPRPRRPHGTVEALSGRELEVAELVASGLTNREVATRLFLSRKTVEGHLARVFTKLGVKSRMGVAQRLAARSS
- a CDS encoding response regulator transcription factor, whose amino-acid sequence is MRVLLVEDDDGVAAAVHDVLTTHGHPVERVTRGADALIRHRDADVVLLDLGLPDIPGLEVLRKLRKLASTPVVVMTAHGDERTVVRGLRLGADDYLVKPVRLIELLARIEAVTRRALAAEGVRPAVVEIDDVAVDLNARRVTVAGEAVGLTNLEFEVLAALARHPGTAVSRQQLLDEVWGDAYLAVSRSLDVHLAALRAKLGRPELVRTIRGFGFRLGD